The Xyrauchen texanus isolate HMW12.3.18 chromosome 4, RBS_HiC_50CHRs, whole genome shotgun sequence genome segment CAAAATCAGTTTTTGTGTGGGTACATATGTGCGTGTCAGGTTTAAAACTGTTCTCTTTGAACATTCTGTCTTTGTTCATGCCCCAACAGGCCTAACACACCTTGGCCATAGCGCTTTCTCCTGTTCTTTCTTTTTCACACAGCCGTATCTTTTCTTATACCATACCTTTGGGTCCCTCCCTTTACCTCTCTGGATTCAGTGTGGTAGGCGGTATTCATACAGAGCTTGTGGTGCCTCTTGACTCATGATTCTGGAATGCCAGCTCACAGAGGCATAAAAGGGGGAGAGGGGGGAGATATGAAAGAAGAAACAAAGAAAACCGTCTGCACTGTCTAATTGGACTTTGTTGTTGGGGAAAGTTGTTGTTTtatgtgctttgaagaggaagtATAGGGGAATCATTCATTGTGGGCTGCTGGCCACAACTTCCGAGAGTACACGCATTCGTAAACATACACATGTGACCAGCGTTACATGCGCCTGcagactgtgtatgtgtgtttgtgttcgttTACTATATTAGTTGAGAATTAATTAAATTGCCATTTCATACCTTtcttttttaatccccttttactcccaatttggaatgcccaattcccactacttagaagtTCCTCtgggtggcgcggttactcacctcaatctgggtggtggaggacaagtctcagtttcctctGCTTCCGAGACATttaatccacacattttatcacatgaCTCGCTGTGTATGACacagtggagactcacagcatgggaggctcatgctactctccgcgaacCACGCACAACTTAACACGCACCCCGTTGAGTGCGAGAAcaactaatcgcgaccacgaggaggttactccatgtgactcaaccctccctagcaaccgggtcaatttggttgcttaagagacctggctggagtcactcagcacaccctggatttgaactcgcgactccaggtgtggtagtcagcgtcgatACTCCCTGaaatacccaggcccccacatcATACCTTTCTAagagtaaaataaaatttaaaggcTCTGGATGTATAAGAAACCCTTTTATATAAGGCCAGCTAAACATTTGGACACACATGACCGAATCACAATCTTAAAAACCATTTGATCTGAAGGCTTTCGctcaaatgcttgaaattagtttggtAGACAATGACCAAAAAGTAAATTGTGCCTATGaattaatttctttacaaaatgagaagttatattaataataagaattattattgtattcaataatatatatatattttttatgatacagtatgactactttgaagaagctaaaatatcaGATAGTTCTTACTAAAAATGGCAATCCCTACATAATTCCCAGACTTCCATTTGAGTTATTTCACAGTTTTGTTGACTCttattctaaaaataaatgatatGTGTGTCTCAACTTTTGACTGCTATTGTACACAATCGTTCTTAAACACTAAGCAGAATAACATACAGTAATTCATGCATTTAGAGTCTTTAAATCATCCAAAGACTTAAAGTGACCGCTTTGGAACAACAGTATAGTCTAATATTCCAAATGAAGTAAATGCAGTCAGTctaataaacacattttgtatattctaccaggagtggtggtggcgtaatgggcataactgttaatcagaaggtcactggttcgatacccacaaccaccaccattgtgtccttgagcaaggcacttaactccaggttgctctggggggattgtccctgtaataagtgcactgtaagtcgctttggataaaagcgtctgccaaaatgcataaatgtaatgcataaatgtacCAAAAACAGCATTAGGCCTATATGCCATATTACTCTTTCTTTAGTATTGTTTCACTCTCAGACCTGTTTTATTTCTCCtattaatacaaaagtttgttttaAAGCAGGAAATATTGTTGGGTTTGGGCAGACAGTGTAATCCTAATGGAAAACAGACAGAACAATGAGCGGTCTTTGAAATGTTCACCTCATTCTGTGGTACTTTTGATGATCTGGGCATTTCCTCTTTTTAGTTCCTGTCCAATTTCCATCTCCAAATTAAGCAATGCTGCACTGAACTGGCAACACACTGTATTTCCTCTTTGAAAAGTTACGTTTGTAGGTTTGTTTGGAAATGTATCAGTAAGGTTTTGTTTATGATGGCCTTCTAATACAACTCATGTAATGAGAAGTGattataagaaagaaaaaaaacattaaatgttactgtggtaatttttactttattcataAGATGAACATTACAGCCCCTcatacatgtttttttatatgtatatatatataatgctcaTAAATCATGCCATTACTGGTGTAAAAATCATGATATCATGATGAATATCAAGTACTTTAGTACCCAAACAATATATTCAAAATTCACAATTGCAAAGAGTTGGCTATTTCTATTCTACTATTTCTGTCAGATTCACTAAAATATTCTTAGAAGCATAAATGTTCATGAATGTAGATATGTAAAGTACGATATATGTCAGAAATGGTATATGCAAGTGTTTCATATTAATTACACGTTAGCCAAAAATGTGTGAATCATAGACGTGTAACTGAGAAGTTGATGTATATTCATTGTAAGCACTAATAATGTTGTCATTATGAGAACacattaaaaaagttataaaaagAAGTTAAGAAGTGaatgtcacatttattttcacaaggcaataagaaataaataagtcaataacaataaataaataccattAAATAATAGCTACAACAAACATGTCTTCATTTAACACATCAAATCTTCAAGGTGAGCTTCAAGTATTTCTGTGAGCGTTCTGCAACACACATGATCATTGTCACATCCTCACACTGAGTTTAGTCTACTTGTAAATGTCTACAATTCAAGAGAACTTCAATTAAATCTAAATGAGCCATTCAAGTTTCATTCCATTATAAAGTCAAAGTCAGTCCATCAAATGTCTCCTCAGCTTCATCACCTCGCCCGCTCTTTCGAGGTTCTCCAAGCACCTCTTGGTACCACAGGAGCCTTGTTCTCTTCCACCTTTAAACCAAGAAGGTTCAAAGCCGTGATTTTGTTCCTCCACAGTCTATTTCTCAGTTCGTTCAGTTCTCTGAGCCAAGTGTGTGGTACACCGGGTAGAGAAGAGCCACCACATATCCATTCCTCCGGCTTTGCTGGTAGAGAGCTGTCATGTCTTCTTCCCAGCGCGAGCTCGGGCATGTAGTGTTCAGAAACCAAGAGTTCTCGACCTCCTTCTCGTCGCTGCTGGCCTGGAGCTGCTTGTGAGGTGTCTGGGTGAAGTCCTCCAGACAGTTCCCCATCATCTCTCTGGCTTGCTCCTCTGGGGACTGGAAGGAAAGAACGTTGTATGATGTGGCATCGGTGAAGGCTGGTGCTTCACCCTGCGTGGTCTCCACGGATTCATCCTCAGTGTAGATCTGCATTAAGACCACCAGGCACAGGATGAGCAGCCAGCGTTTAGCAGGGCTCTTCTCGGGCGGTGGCAGATATTTGCGCACTTTTGAGGGGTACATGACCCTGGTGTTCCTCTTGCGAGGGCGCACCGGAGCTCCGCGGCCAGGGAGCGGGTGCTGCTGCTGCGTGATCCGCTCGAAGGTGAAGATCTCCGGCTCGGTGTTGCGCGCCACGATCGGTCTGAAATCAAACTGCGGCGTCTGCGTCTGGTAGAAAGAGTTTGCCGGTAATGTGAAGACCATGCTGTCTGATCTGGATAACATGTTTAGTTCAGGTCAGTTCTGCGTGCTTTGCTCTATGTCAGCCGTTGCCTAGTTCGCAGATTGACTTTTCTGACTTCAGCTTGAGgtttatatatttagattttaagAGACGCCCATAAAAAGGCCACACCTTTCACTCAGCTTTAGTCAAGACGGAAAATCCAAGATTTGAACGAAAAAATTCCTGCTTTTTAACTCTGAAGTCTTTAGATATATGAAGTCAACTCACTGAGAGCTGACTCTGCTTGCATTCAGTTAATAATACACGTTATAAAAGTTATTTCACTTTAACATGTTGTTATGTTTTACTTGACTAGATCAGCAAAACCACCGTCTTAAATTTGGTTCCAGATAAAtctgaaaattattttacagtcTGATGCCATATGATAAACTTTATAAGATCAAAGACCTTTTTATTACCTAGTTCTTTTGTAAACCATTGAGTTTTTGCTCTAAAGACCACAGATCCAAATACACTGATCAGAAGAAACTTTAGCCTACTGTAACatgtactgtaatatatatatatagtcaactCAAGTATCATGAAAAGCAGTTGAAAAGAGTTGAAAGAAAGAATGGGATCTTTGCTAAATATATGTGGTACTGCAAAGAACTAGTTCACTCAcaactaaattgttttatttttaatagtgtATCCCATCTTTGCTTATATATAATACtcaaatctgtaattattcatgtttattaTTCATGAGTTAATGAGAACAAATGTGATGCCAAATATTATAATCTTTTATATTTccaaatttgtaaataaataaagttataataaatgtttttaccatttatttgattgtggtttattttatttatttatttatgtgttttaacATTTGTGGGGgatgataaaaattataatttattgatGTAATTAAGCTCACTTTTCCTCTTGTTGCACCATGCAATTCAGTATTATTTAACCAAAAAGCATCAATGTGAAACTCCTGTTAAATCAGTATATTAACTAAGCATGttctaaaaaattaataaaaaacactgTAAGTGTACTGCATTAACAGAGCTGGGGTGATGTGAAAAGTTTGGAATCGAGCCATGCAGAATATGTGCCACACTTCACATCAGAGGCTTGGATATTTGGTTCAAGGCTTGCTTCGAAGCAATGCAGACATGGAGAGATTTCCTTACGGGGATTTTCATAGGAATTACCATTCAGAAACGTATTAACCACAAAATGACAGTGACAAAAATATTACTGTTATTGGTTATATCTCATTAGTAAGGAGCAATAtctaacattgacatcaagcgtttaaaatattggagagagtagTCTCACCCTCCCCCTCCTCCCCAGGCTCAAAGCTcacaggttgccaggttgaggacacgcaacaggaacgagcaaactgacaatggcaagcgactaggcttacactgtaagttgatcagctaatgtgtatgtttgcaaggtttttattgtttgcaaattataaaccagctcatatGGATTTTTtgtataactctgtcaatgttagctagatgtattacTGGCTTCCATGGCTTTAGCGCGCTGTAtttgcccgctaacttgtttcaCATCTGGCAACCTGGGTTGTCGAAATACTGGCAGttggcgggatcacacaggccaaaacacaaacagaaataccGGCGCAGaacagacatttcaaagtagaatataagGCCAACTTCAGTTGTCTGTGTTGCTGGTCGCTCCACACACAGTATGTATGATGCAAATtccatcatcagcacagtctgcgcaGACTGTCTACATGATTTTCTTGGCATGCAGACAGTTCCCATCCATGTGCATCGTCGGCACATGCGCCTGCTGTGGACTGTACCAAAAGCAGTGGAGggctgtgcatttaaagtctaggccttcagtgtgattcatgccattaaggaaacacagtttcacaatgaataatacaccctatgcctttgggcatcatacattaatAATACCAATTGGCATTTTAAAAAcgcgtccacgcacgaaagccagagcttgaaacgacacttaatgctcaaacaAGCCtgattttaactgcagcatgactgctttgtgaaatgaacatctcccaaacagacattcaaaaatcctAATTTTTCATATGagtctaccaaggaggtctatagtACCTGgacaaatctatctaataatatttgcgatttaaatgttgcttgcaatacatttcatttggtcagggtacacggttatgctgcgttccattcaagttggatgaggaATATTCCTACTTGacatctctgaccataaatgcattagATCCACGATACTcggaactgcaacgctcccgttagcttagcaggggtttgactctcattagagatgtctcctagcaacccaactgataaacaatgctgcagcgctagcatttgtgcttcaggtgtacgattatcaaaagagattataacgTTTTGTACACCGGTTtatgcacttttcctagtaggaagttttaaaatctgactttccgagttgaatggaacgcagcactacttctCAAAACTTggtccgacactgaatgctcaacagtctaatttacacttagaaaactcctgatgttgctataacaatataaaaagcacttgccaatttacttgaagtgaaaatcagtcctcctttcctgtttaataaattaagcaataacacggtcatgcagaacagctcgtgtttttaaatccgtaAGGATCTCTTTCTAAatggcaataacagcagtgatgaatgccgactcgtcagcaagatctcgcgcttttcactcttgaattacgtacatcacttataagcgtgattgcgtcactcaaggccagctagaaggccttgaccgggacatatactaaagatcacacccaccaagaacaatcaatctgattggctgatgaatctgacagtctgactttagatgcctatacATTTGCATTGtggagggattctgtggaaattctgaaggcctgatggggcggagctcagactcacgtgctgcttcggacatgcgatttgtgaaaaagttgtcacactttgcatgtaagcatcaaggaatacattctgactggataaacttttagtttttctctatgtgaatgtagattaattaagagtggaaagcgaatAGAAATACATAGgcgattgagaatgaaaggatgactGCTGGCCCTgagcagtggcggatttaggcatgggcgacatgggcagacACCCAGTTTTGGGGCATTCTCATTTAGAATATCCACCACACCCCAGCGGGTCTACAACTTTGGAGTCATGTTGAAGTGGTTTTCAACCAGGGCACCAACCACACTAGAACCGATACTGGCCATGAGAATTTTCCACTGACTAAAAGAGTATGACAAAACAGTCATAGTGGGCTTGCATCGAACACTTTCGTGTGCGCTCGCGGTcaaaaaagtatactttgaaagtcaACATGGTCAACCGGGTGCGATCCAATCCGGAACTCTAAAAAACAAAGTATAACTGTGCTTTTATggttatatgtatataatatagacattattttgaattcattgagCGGAAAACAACTTttctgtgaaatgtgttttaagaagTAACGTAAAAgtcaagtaattagtaatgtgattacttttcaattaacTTCCAATTAAGTAATCTAAATCTACAATTtcagagaagtaattagtaatctgtAATTGATTACTTTTTGAAGTTACATGCCCAACACTGGTGACCACTTGTTGCAGTGTAATAAATACACTTTCCAtcatacattcatatacatttttatctaaaatcttgatgttgactAAAAAAAATACAGGATCTCAATTTCAGTTATATTCCTTTGACTTTTGATTTCCTACTAAACAGATTTAGTCTTACCTTCCACAAGatataaatgttgttgttgtCAAGCACCCATATGGACAGAATTATTTAGTCTAAAACTTGCCTTTATTTTGGAAGCTAGAAAAACATAGCTATTTCAGTTTGACCAGTCTGAACATGTAGCAGTTTACAGTCAGCTAGTTTGTGGGTCAATTTAGATGCACAAAACTGAAAGAAGCAAGTGACCTTTTCATTAAGCTTACTGGCCTCATATGAACTGATTTCCCCCACTGATGCTGTATGAATAAGTGCTTCCGTCCAATCAAATACCATTACCTGcatttctcactctctgtggttAGTAGGGTTTCTGAGCACGGGTTGAGGAATGTCTGCTCCGGGTGAAACCTCGAGTCTGGCATCACTGCCTCCGGAATGGCATGTTTACTTTAGGAATGGCAGCGGGCGCTTTACTTAACACTACTAAAATTCACACACATACTTTTCACACATTTACAGGTATGAGGGTGTATACTCTTGTAGGTGTGAGCCTCGATCAGTGTGACTTCATGGTTTCAGTGGTATGGAGCAATGTAGCTTGGTATGTAGAGTATGTGGTGTTTGAGCATTGTGCTTGTGTCTTTAAGCTgagctggttttgcttcaggacccatatAGTATttaacattggacatcaagtggcaacccaacacatTACATAAATCGTTTATAgtaaaaagtaatacaaatattCTTGGCCAAACACTGAAATGGATTAATATTATGCTATTTTACGATGTCATGTGAGGTGTTTTCCAGATTAATTTGCAGTAATATACCTTGGACAgcaacaacattttttaatttgatcaaaagtTTATACACTGAAAATTTGTGTCTGTTTTTCCATTTCTAGGAAAATATCTAAAGATCCTTAAAACCAggtgcatttacttgagaagcaaaactgtTTTCAGATAATTTATCttgaattaattttgacttgtcctccgtttctttaaaaaagtctaataaaaaataacaaattaactaACTAATAACTAAAACTTACTGATAAAAGTAaaggacttacaatggaagtgaatggggccagtctataaattgtataataatcacagtttcaaaagtatagcctcaaaatgtaaacattatacgtgttaacatgattttagtttgattaaatcgcttactaaccttatctctGTAAAGATatgtccaatattacaactttgttgtcatgacggcATAATGCTGGTAAACTGGTAAACGACATAACACAGATTTTATCACCCTAATATcgtgttaacacatataatttgtacatcttgtggctataattttgaaacagtgtgtattttaacgtttatagaCTGGCCCCTTCACTGGCCCCATTGTAAGTACCTCGCTGTAACCacgatttttctttttaataaatgagggatgagtcaaaatattttttttgtactaatcaacattatgccagtaGAATGCTGTAGATTTAGCTTGACTagcattgaacctggaacaatCGTTTAACAGGTGGTGAACAGCGTTTCGATTGCACCAGTT includes the following:
- the LOC127643308 gene encoding uncharacterized protein LOC127643308 → MLSRSDSMVFTLPANSFYQTQTPQFDFRPIVARNTEPEIFTFERITQQQHPLPGRGAPVRPRKRNTRVMYPSKVRKYLPPPEKSPAKRWLLILCLVVLMQIYTEDESVETTQGEAPAFTDATSYNVLSFQSPEEQAREMMGNCLEDFTQTPHKQLQASSDEKEVENSWFLNTTCPSSRWEEDMTALYQQSRRNGYVVALLYPVYHTLGSEN